A single genomic interval of Ramlibacter pinisoli harbors:
- a CDS encoding SRPBCC family protein: protein MQARPIHVAALAVGLLLLRQLDQQRQDDLDGEMFDEDMQPHHPGLALLGLAALVGGGLYLSRQLRHGTGTPRRSSVEESIELAVPVSTAYNQWTQFEEFPRFMASVEHVEQVDDTHLHWRAVVAGRAKEWDSEITEQVPDQRIAWRSTSGTPNAGMVTFHRLGDNRTRVQLQMDYQPETRAEKAGAAVGAVKLAARGNLRRFKELVEARGMATGGWRGTVPAH from the coding sequence ATGCAAGCCAGACCCATCCACGTGGCGGCCCTCGCCGTCGGCCTGCTGCTGTTGCGCCAGCTGGACCAGCAGCGCCAGGACGACCTCGACGGCGAGATGTTCGACGAGGACATGCAGCCGCACCATCCGGGCCTCGCGCTGCTCGGCCTGGCCGCCCTGGTCGGCGGCGGCCTCTACCTGTCGCGGCAACTGCGCCACGGCACCGGGACGCCGCGCCGCTCGAGCGTGGAGGAATCGATCGAGCTGGCCGTGCCGGTGAGCACCGCCTACAACCAGTGGACGCAGTTCGAGGAGTTCCCGCGCTTCATGGCCAGCGTGGAGCATGTCGAACAGGTCGACGACACGCACCTGCACTGGCGCGCCGTCGTCGCCGGCAGGGCCAAGGAGTGGGACTCCGAGATCACCGAGCAGGTCCCCGACCAGCGCATCGCCTGGCGCAGCACCAGCGGCACGCCGAACGCCGGCATGGTGACGTTCCACCGCCTGGGCGACAACCGCACCCGCGTACAGCTGCAGATGGATTACCAGCCCGAGACCCGGGCCGAGAAGGCCGGCGCCGCCGTGGGCGCCGTCAAGCTGGCGGCCAGGGGCAACCTGCGGCGCTTCAAGGAGCTGGTGGAGGCGCGCGGCATGGCAACGGGCGGCTGGAGGGGGACCGTGCCCGCGCATTGA
- a CDS encoding GNAT family N-acetyltransferase, translating into MPVAPPATAARPVAPLAPLAPPTIFHEPWWLERATGGAVEMAEVRSGGRLVAWMPYRVSRRRGFRVSVQPHLTHLLGPVIDPGTGSGNNQWLHRIDAMEELAGRLPDLALFSQTCHPGLRDVLGFQARGFSASVQYSAEIAPAAQDQLWRAMRDKTRNVIRKGEKSWRTTELDDPGQFHRLYADNLRHAGQRSYFDLGCVEPLVEAAQRRGQACIRAAIDERGVIGAAVLVVRDASRAWYLMSTRHPGIADNGAVSLLVWRSIQDASRRGLVFDFDGISSEGTARFYAGFGATMCPRFSVTRVSPGYQLATSALAWMRGRSTRNPFTAH; encoded by the coding sequence GTGCCTGTCGCACCGCCCGCGACCGCGGCCCGGCCGGTGGCGCCGCTGGCGCCGCTGGCGCCGCCGACGATCTTCCACGAGCCCTGGTGGCTGGAACGGGCGACCGGCGGCGCCGTCGAGATGGCCGAGGTGCGGTCGGGTGGCCGGCTGGTCGCCTGGATGCCGTACCGGGTGAGCCGCCGGCGGGGCTTCCGCGTGAGCGTGCAGCCGCACCTGACGCACCTGCTGGGCCCGGTGATCGACCCCGGCACCGGCAGCGGCAACAACCAGTGGCTGCACCGCATCGACGCCATGGAGGAGCTCGCGGGGCGCCTGCCCGACCTGGCCCTTTTTTCGCAGACCTGCCACCCCGGCCTGCGCGACGTGCTCGGCTTCCAGGCGCGGGGCTTCTCCGCCTCGGTGCAGTACTCGGCCGAGATCGCGCCGGCGGCGCAGGACCAGCTGTGGCGCGCCATGCGCGACAAGACGCGCAACGTGATCCGCAAGGGCGAGAAGTCCTGGCGCACCACCGAGCTCGACGACCCCGGCCAGTTCCACCGCCTGTACGCCGACAACCTGCGGCATGCCGGCCAGCGCAGCTATTTCGACCTGGGCTGCGTCGAGCCCCTGGTCGAGGCGGCGCAGCGGCGCGGCCAGGCCTGCATCCGCGCGGCCATCGACGAGCGCGGCGTGATCGGGGCGGCAGTGCTGGTGGTCCGGGATGCCAGCCGCGCCTGGTACCTGATGTCGACCCGGCACCCGGGCATCGCCGACAACGGCGCCGTCAGCCTGCTGGTCTGGCGCAGCATCCAGGACGCGAGCCGGCGCGGCCTGGTGTTCGACTTCGACGGCATCTCCAGCGAGGGCACCGCCCGCTTCTACGCCGGCTTCGGCGCCACCATGTGCCCGCGCTTCTCGGTCACCCGCGTCTCGCCCGGCTACCAGCTCGCGACCAGCGCGCTGGCGTGGATGCGCGGCCGCAGCACGCGCAACCCGTTCACGGCGCATTGA
- a CDS encoding alpha/beta hydrolase family esterase produces the protein MPDFQQLMREATRLTQEGDLQGATHLIQSALRGQQRAAEPAANEDVVIDVEAREVPSADPAVAHRLPGPARAPQARDTGSEPPPVAERPAPRRDTTDAPGAFVTGRHGGTGAAGRDYKLYIPPGAGTEPLPLVVMLHGCTQDADDFAAGTRMNEAARAQGFYVLYPVQSKQANPQKCWNWFKHSHQQRERGEPALIAGMVRSLMARHAIDPRRVYAAGLSAGGAMAAILAQTHPDLFAAVGVHSGLAAGAARDLPSGLKAMQAGAASAPRAGAGVPTIVFHGSGDHAVSPVNGEQVFGAVAAGDVQQDTPAVSGGRRVTRRVARSANGQVRAEHWRIEGAPHAWSGGSSAGSYTDMRGPDATAELLRFFREHPKAA, from the coding sequence ATGCCCGATTTCCAGCAATTGATGCGCGAGGCGACCCGCCTCACGCAAGAGGGCGACCTGCAAGGCGCCACCCACCTCATCCAGTCCGCCCTGCGCGGCCAGCAGCGCGCGGCAGAGCCGGCGGCCAACGAGGACGTGGTCATCGACGTCGAGGCGCGCGAGGTGCCGTCGGCGGACCCTGCCGTCGCCCATCGCCTGCCGGGTCCGGCGCGCGCGCCGCAGGCCCGGGACACTGGCTCCGAGCCGCCCCCCGTCGCCGAGCGCCCGGCGCCACGTCGCGACACCACCGACGCCCCCGGCGCCTTCGTCACCGGCCGCCACGGCGGCACCGGAGCGGCCGGGCGCGACTACAAGCTCTACATCCCGCCGGGCGCGGGGACCGAACCGCTGCCCCTGGTGGTGATGCTGCACGGCTGCACCCAGGACGCCGACGACTTCGCGGCCGGCACCCGCATGAACGAGGCCGCCCGCGCCCAGGGCTTCTACGTGCTGTACCCGGTGCAGTCCAAGCAGGCCAATCCGCAGAAATGCTGGAACTGGTTCAAGCACAGCCACCAGCAGCGCGAACGTGGCGAGCCGGCCCTCATCGCCGGCATGGTGCGCTCGCTCATGGCCAGGCACGCGATCGATCCGCGCCGGGTGTACGCGGCGGGCCTGTCGGCCGGTGGCGCCATGGCGGCCATCCTGGCGCAGACGCATCCGGACCTGTTCGCCGCCGTCGGCGTGCATTCGGGCCTGGCCGCTGGCGCGGCGCGCGACCTGCCTTCGGGCCTGAAGGCCATGCAGGCCGGCGCGGCCAGCGCGCCGAGGGCCGGCGCCGGCGTGCCGACCATCGTGTTCCACGGCAGCGGCGACCACGCGGTCAGCCCAGTCAACGGCGAGCAGGTCTTCGGCGCCGTGGCGGCTGGCGATGTCCAGCAGGACACGCCGGCGGTGTCGGGTGGGCGCCGTGTCACGCGGCGGGTGGCACGCTCGGCCAACGGCCAGGTGCGGGCGGAACACTGGCGCATCGAAGGCGCGCCGCATGCGTGGAGCGGCGGCAGCAGCGCCGGCAGCTACACCGACATGCGCGGGCCCGACGCCACCGCCGAATTGCTGCGGTTCTTCCGGGAGCACCCGAAGGCGGCCTGA
- a CDS encoding PAS domain-containing protein has translation MSIPLFLSGGGAVGAQLRNHPWTDTPLGPPQTWPPALQALVQIMLASNQPMFLVWGPQRTYLYNDIYTPILGGKHPQALGRDVLEVWSEIRADIEPIVDQAYRGEPVQRDDMALEINRHGYPETAHFSFFYSPIRGPDGTVDGFFCAVNETTRQVQAQEELRRSEARHRGVLSRMDEGFLLLDEDFHIAEVNDYTLRLCGLAREQMVGRCHWEVFPGSRELEVGRAYLRAMAEGRPFTLDHLYEWPDGRKSWIELRGYRTPDGLALFFRDVAERRRFERQAAESAERVQLALDAGAIVGTFVWDVAADRVVADERFARTFGLDVAACHAGVPLQGAFASIHPDDRQRVQRMVAEAMQRGGPYRCEYRVIRHDGLYHPIEAIGRCELDAQGRPVRFPGILVDVEDRRRAEAERDRANALLRTFIEAVPGVVYAKDRDGRLMLGNRGTAELIGRPPEQFIGRTDLEVLGDKRQAAVVMENDRRIMESGRAEQVEEIVPMPDGQAVHWLSHKAPLFDAQGAVVGLVGASIDITDRKREQERARTETEMLDLLNQTGALLSGELDLDALLQSVTDAATKLTGAQFGAFFYNGVDAQGETYMLFSLSGAPREAFEHFGQPRPTPMFEPTFRGGPPIRLDDVRKDPRYGGWGPHHGMPPGHLPVRSYLAVSVVSRSGEVIGGLFFGHPEPGVFTERSERLATGIASQAAVAIDNAHLYAEAQRAAAERTQLLESERAARADAERASTLKDEFLATLSHELRTPLSAILGWAHILRRKTAGDPSLARGIDVIERSTRVQTQLIEDLLDMSRITSGKLRLDMQPIAPVTFVQAAVDAVRPAAEAARVSVRLVLEEPVAAVMGDSARLQQVVGNLLTNAIKFSPADGRVLVRVGGDEERVRIEVDDDGIGIAPEFLPHVFDRFRQADGSTTRRFGGLGLGLSIVRHLVDLHGGTVEARSRGLGQGSTFVFTLPSHAMAVLRGGEAQVPLNGVDVDLQGLPVLVVDDEPDVLDLLSRVLGEARAQVTAVADAEAALDAFASGRPGLLISDIGMPGMDGYELIRRLRRTPPAGGVRVPAIALTAFARPEDRQRALDSGFDAYLSKPVEPHELLAQVRRLALLQRPAAQR, from the coding sequence ATGTCCATTCCCCTTTTCCTGTCCGGCGGCGGCGCCGTCGGCGCGCAGCTGCGCAACCACCCCTGGACCGACACCCCGCTCGGTCCGCCGCAAACCTGGCCACCGGCGCTGCAGGCGCTGGTCCAGATCATGCTGGCCTCGAACCAGCCGATGTTCCTGGTGTGGGGGCCGCAGCGCACCTACCTCTACAACGACATCTACACGCCCATCCTGGGCGGCAAGCATCCGCAGGCGCTCGGGCGCGACGTCTTGGAGGTCTGGAGCGAGATCCGCGCCGACATCGAACCCATCGTCGACCAGGCCTATCGCGGCGAGCCGGTGCAGAGGGACGACATGGCGCTGGAGATCAACCGCCACGGCTACCCCGAGACCGCCCACTTCTCCTTCTTCTATTCCCCCATCCGCGGCCCCGACGGGACGGTGGACGGCTTCTTCTGCGCGGTCAACGAGACCACCCGGCAGGTCCAGGCACAGGAGGAGCTGCGCCGCAGCGAGGCACGCCACCGCGGCGTGCTGTCGCGCATGGACGAGGGCTTCCTGCTGCTGGACGAGGACTTCCACATCGCCGAAGTCAACGACTACACGCTGCGCCTGTGCGGGCTCGCCCGCGAGCAGATGGTGGGCCGGTGCCACTGGGAGGTGTTTCCGGGCAGCCGGGAGCTGGAAGTCGGGCGCGCCTACCTGCGGGCCATGGCCGAGGGGCGGCCCTTCACGCTCGATCACCTGTACGAATGGCCGGACGGCCGCAAGTCCTGGATCGAGCTGCGCGGCTACCGCACACCCGACGGCCTGGCGCTGTTCTTCCGCGACGTGGCCGAGCGGCGGCGCTTCGAACGCCAGGCCGCCGAATCGGCCGAGCGTGTGCAGCTCGCGCTGGACGCCGGTGCCATCGTCGGCACCTTCGTCTGGGACGTCGCGGCCGACCGCGTCGTGGCCGACGAACGCTTTGCACGCACGTTCGGGCTGGACGTTGCCGCCTGCCACGCCGGCGTGCCGCTGCAGGGTGCCTTCGCCTCCATCCATCCCGACGACCGCCAGCGCGTCCAGCGGATGGTCGCCGAGGCGATGCAGCGCGGCGGCCCGTACCGCTGCGAGTACCGCGTGATCCGGCACGACGGGCTGTACCACCCGATCGAGGCCATCGGGCGCTGCGAGCTCGACGCACAGGGGCGGCCGGTGCGCTTTCCCGGCATCCTGGTGGATGTGGAGGACCGCCGCCGCGCCGAAGCCGAGCGCGACCGGGCCAACGCCCTGCTGCGCACCTTCATCGAAGCCGTGCCGGGCGTGGTGTACGCCAAGGACCGGGACGGCCGCCTGATGCTGGGCAACCGCGGCACCGCCGAGCTGATCGGCCGGCCGCCCGAGCAGTTCATCGGCCGCACCGACCTGGAGGTGCTGGGGGACAAGCGGCAGGCTGCGGTGGTGATGGAGAACGACCGCCGCATCATGGAGTCCGGCCGCGCCGAGCAGGTCGAGGAAATCGTCCCCATGCCCGACGGCCAGGCGGTGCACTGGCTGTCGCACAAGGCACCGCTGTTCGACGCCCAGGGCGCGGTGGTCGGGCTGGTGGGCGCGTCGATCGACATCACCGATCGCAAGCGCGAGCAGGAGCGCGCGCGCACCGAGACGGAGATGCTGGACCTGCTGAACCAGACCGGCGCGCTGCTGTCCGGCGAGCTCGACCTCGACGCGCTGCTGCAAAGCGTCACCGATGCCGCCACCAAGCTCACCGGCGCGCAGTTCGGCGCCTTCTTCTACAACGGCGTCGACGCCCAGGGCGAGACCTACATGCTGTTCTCGCTCTCGGGCGCCCCGCGCGAGGCATTCGAGCACTTCGGGCAGCCGCGGCCGACGCCGATGTTCGAGCCGACCTTCCGCGGCGGGCCGCCGATCCGGCTGGACGACGTGCGCAAGGATCCGCGCTACGGCGGCTGGGGGCCGCACCATGGCATGCCGCCGGGCCACCTGCCGGTGCGCAGCTACCTGGCGGTGTCGGTGGTGTCGCGCAGCGGCGAGGTGATCGGCGGGCTGTTCTTCGGCCACCCGGAACCGGGCGTGTTCACCGAACGCAGCGAACGGCTGGCGACCGGCATCGCCTCGCAGGCCGCGGTGGCGATCGACAACGCGCACCTGTACGCCGAGGCCCAGCGTGCCGCCGCCGAGCGCACGCAGCTGCTGGAAAGCGAGCGCGCCGCCCGCGCCGACGCCGAGCGGGCCAGCACGCTGAAGGACGAATTCCTGGCCACGCTGTCGCACGAGCTGCGCACGCCGCTCAGCGCCATCCTCGGCTGGGCGCACATCCTGCGCCGCAAGACCGCCGGCGATCCGTCGCTGGCCAGGGGCATCGACGTCATCGAGCGCAGCACGCGGGTGCAGACCCAGCTGATCGAGGACCTGCTCGACATGAGCCGCATCACCTCGGGCAAGCTGCGGCTGGACATGCAGCCGATCGCGCCCGTCACCTTCGTGCAGGCTGCCGTCGACGCGGTCCGTCCGGCCGCCGAAGCCGCGCGCGTGAGCGTGCGCCTGGTGCTGGAGGAGCCCGTGGCGGCCGTGATGGGCGACTCCGCCCGGCTCCAGCAGGTGGTGGGGAACCTGCTCACCAACGCGATCAAGTTCAGTCCCGCGGACGGCCGGGTGCTGGTGCGGGTGGGGGGCGACGAGGAGCGCGTGCGCATCGAGGTCGACGACGATGGCATCGGCATCGCGCCGGAGTTCCTGCCCCATGTGTTCGACCGTTTCCGACAGGCCGACGGCTCGACCACGCGGCGCTTCGGCGGGCTGGGGCTGGGCCTGTCGATCGTGCGGCACCTGGTGGACCTGCACGGCGGCACGGTGGAGGCCCGCAGCCGCGGGCTGGGACAAGGTTCGACCTTCGTGTTCACGCTGCCGTCGCACGCCATGGCCGTGCTGCGCGGCGGCGAGGCGCAGGTTCCACTGAACGGCGTCGACGTCGACCTGCAGGGCCTGCCGGTGCTGGTGGTCGACGACGAGCCCGACGTGCTGGACCTGCTGTCGCGCGTGCTGGGCGAGGCGCGCGCCCAGGTGACCGCGGTGGCCGACGCCGAGGCGGCGCTGGACGCCTTCGCCAGCGGGCGGCCGGGTCTCCTGATCTCGGACATCGGGATGCCGGGCATGGACGGCTACGAGCTGATCCGGCGGCTGCGGCGCACGCCGCCGGCCGGTGGCGTGCGGGTGCCGGCGATCGCACTGACCGCGTTCGCGCGCCCCGAGGACCGGCAGCGCGCGCTCGACTCCGGTTTCGACGCCTACCTGTCCAAGCCGGTCGAGCCGCACGAGCTGCTGGCCCAGGTGCGGCGGCTGGCGCTGCTGCAGCGGCCCGCGGCACAGCGCTGA
- a CDS encoding glycoside hydrolase family 3 N-terminal domain-containing protein — MTTRFPRLTSGPRVARGAFVFSMTVIAAAVLHGCGGGSGSNQAPAASVLAGQGVTQPAVQARVKPLLQLGPFSYRDLNNNGKVDQYENWRLPVDVRVKDLVRQMTLAEKAGMLLINTLNAPGGTTPLPGAEAQRLVNDEGMTRFIFRSAVQLNGSVSPQRAAEFTNSVQELAEATRLGIPVIFKSNARNHYDRSARQGINEPAGSFSEWPKEPGLAATRDMALIRDFGDTIGQEWAAIGLRGSYAYMADTATEPRWFRVHETFSESAGLNADIMKNLVLSWQGGPVDPNTRVAMTIKHFPGGGPAAGGLDAHYTFGKFASYSGGLFAEHLKPFQAAIEAGVSAIMPYYSVPTNLTHDGVTFDQVGFAFNRQAITDLLRTRLGFKGYVNSDTGIITQRAWGLESKSTPERIAAAVNAGVDVLSGFSSKQEILDVVAAGLITEARLDEAVTALLREQFALGLFENPYVDAARANDIVGKPEFLAKALDAQRRSLTLLKNDTALPLKAPQPAAPVKLYSVNLNTSVLADPIYGGYTVVSGDRTAANGNIRPAVPAGTDYAVVRVEVSNNSGAYRSNDPATGANPAYINPRTGKTWGADDPAGIDDRLTFGGAYPWEVDILDFTGMAAAQSWRISPSLADIQATMAEARAVGAKVVLSIYFRQPYVLDDASGLKNANAIVANYGVSDTALMDVLTGKSRPQGKLPWALARNAQAIKAQDPDAPGYPAADTLFPFGFGLTY; from the coding sequence GTGACAACTCGCTTTCCCAGGCTGACATCCGGCCCCCGCGTCGCGCGGGGCGCCTTCGTGTTCTCGATGACGGTGATCGCCGCCGCCGTGCTGCATGGCTGCGGCGGCGGCAGCGGCAGCAACCAGGCACCGGCCGCCAGCGTGCTGGCCGGCCAGGGCGTCACGCAGCCGGCGGTGCAGGCGCGCGTGAAGCCGCTGCTGCAACTGGGCCCGTTCTCCTACCGGGACCTCAACAACAACGGGAAGGTCGACCAGTACGAGAACTGGCGCCTGCCGGTGGACGTGCGGGTGAAGGACCTGGTCCGGCAGATGACGCTGGCGGAGAAGGCCGGCATGCTGCTCATCAACACGCTCAACGCGCCGGGCGGCACCACGCCGCTGCCGGGCGCCGAGGCGCAGCGCCTGGTCAACGACGAGGGCATGACGCGATTCATCTTCCGCAGCGCCGTGCAGCTCAATGGCAGCGTCAGTCCCCAGCGCGCGGCGGAGTTCACGAATTCCGTGCAGGAACTGGCCGAGGCCACCCGGCTGGGCATCCCGGTCATCTTCAAGTCGAACGCGCGCAACCACTACGACCGCAGCGCACGCCAGGGCATCAACGAACCGGCCGGGTCGTTCTCGGAGTGGCCCAAGGAGCCCGGCCTCGCGGCCACCCGCGACATGGCGCTGATCCGCGACTTCGGCGACACCATCGGCCAGGAATGGGCGGCCATCGGGCTGCGCGGCTCGTACGCGTACATGGCCGACACCGCCACCGAACCACGCTGGTTCCGCGTGCACGAGACGTTCAGCGAGAGCGCCGGCCTGAACGCCGACATCATGAAGAACCTGGTGCTCTCGTGGCAGGGCGGACCGGTGGATCCGAACACCCGGGTGGCGATGACCATCAAGCACTTCCCCGGTGGCGGTCCCGCCGCCGGCGGCCTGGACGCGCACTACACCTTCGGCAAGTTCGCGAGCTATTCGGGCGGCCTCTTCGCCGAGCACCTGAAGCCTTTCCAGGCGGCAATCGAGGCGGGTGTGTCGGCCATCATGCCGTACTACAGCGTCCCGACGAACCTGACGCACGACGGCGTGACGTTCGACCAGGTCGGTTTCGCGTTCAACCGGCAGGCCATCACCGACCTGCTGCGAACCAGGCTGGGATTCAAGGGGTACGTGAATTCCGACACCGGCATCATCACGCAGCGGGCCTGGGGCCTGGAGAGCAAGTCGACCCCGGAGCGCATCGCCGCGGCCGTCAACGCGGGCGTCGACGTCCTGTCGGGCTTCAGTTCGAAGCAGGAGATCCTCGACGTGGTCGCGGCCGGCCTGATCACGGAAGCCCGCCTGGACGAAGCCGTCACGGCGCTGTTGCGCGAGCAGTTCGCGCTGGGGCTGTTCGAGAACCCCTACGTCGATGCGGCCAGGGCCAACGACATCGTCGGCAAGCCGGAGTTCCTGGCCAAGGCGCTCGATGCCCAGCGCCGCTCGCTCACGCTGCTGAAGAACGACACCGCGCTGCCGCTGAAGGCGCCCCAGCCGGCCGCGCCCGTCAAGCTGTACTCGGTCAACCTGAACACCAGCGTGCTGGCAGACCCGATCTACGGCGGCTACACCGTCGTGTCCGGCGACCGCACGGCGGCCAACGGCAACATCCGCCCGGCCGTGCCCGCCGGAACGGACTACGCCGTGGTCCGCGTCGAGGTGTCGAACAACTCGGGGGCCTATCGCAGCAACGACCCGGCCACCGGCGCCAATCCGGCGTACATCAATCCGCGCACCGGCAAGACCTGGGGCGCCGACGACCCGGCCGGCATCGACGATCGCCTCACGTTCGGCGGCGCCTACCCGTGGGAAGTCGACATCCTGGACTTCACCGGCATGGCCGCCGCCCAGTCGTGGCGGATCTCGCCCTCGCTGGCCGACATCCAGGCGACCATGGCCGAAGCCCGGGCGGTGGGCGCGAAGGTGGTGCTGAGCATCTACTTCCGCCAGCCCTACGTGCTCGACGACGCCAGCGGACTGAAGAACGCGAACGCCATCGTGGCGAACTACGGGGTCAGCGACACGGCCCTGATGGACGTGCTCACCGGCAAGTCCCGGCCGCAAGGCAAGCTGCCGTGGGCCCTGGCGCGCAATGCGCAGGCGATCAAGGCCCAGGATCCCGATGCGCCCGGCTACCCGGCGGCCGACACGCTGTTCCCGTTCGGCTTCGGGCTGACCTACTGA
- a CDS encoding LysR family transcriptional regulator — protein sequence MDIRQLNYFVAVAETRHLGKAAERLHLSQPPLTRQIQQLEAELGTQLFKRTPRGMELTSAGHELLEHARSIRSLVTLASERVRRAGRGDAGRLDIGVYGSAMFGVVPQLLASFHAAHPDVEVVLHHAQTPMQLPALRQKRVQLVFERLLPEEPDVKVELVAREDLLLALPESHPLAALQRVDVARLREETILVGTTPSGTATVLQLCRDNGFEPRLAPPLTDLVTATLQAATGRGVTMVPASMANVRFPGVAYRPMRSRRKACMDLHCFYLKDEESPLLQSMLRVVHAFRADARRRATADRQRLVSQTSG from the coding sequence ATGGACATCCGCCAGCTCAACTACTTCGTCGCCGTCGCGGAAACCCGCCACCTGGGCAAGGCGGCCGAGCGCCTCCACCTCTCGCAACCGCCGCTCACGCGGCAGATCCAGCAGCTGGAGGCGGAGCTGGGCACGCAGCTGTTCAAGCGCACGCCGCGCGGCATGGAACTCACGTCCGCGGGCCACGAACTGCTGGAGCACGCGCGCAGCATCCGCTCGCTGGTCACGCTGGCCAGCGAGCGCGTGCGGCGCGCGGGCCGGGGCGATGCCGGCCGGCTGGACATCGGCGTCTACGGATCGGCGATGTTCGGCGTGGTGCCCCAGCTGCTGGCCAGTTTCCACGCCGCCCATCCCGACGTCGAGGTCGTGCTGCACCACGCACAGACGCCGATGCAGCTGCCGGCCTTGCGGCAGAAGCGGGTGCAGCTGGTGTTCGAGCGGCTGCTGCCGGAGGAGCCCGACGTGAAGGTGGAACTGGTGGCGCGGGAGGACCTGCTGCTGGCCCTGCCGGAGTCGCATCCGCTGGCCGCGCTCCAGCGGGTGGACGTCGCGCGGCTGCGCGAGGAGACGATCCTGGTCGGCACCACGCCGTCCGGAACGGCAACCGTGCTGCAGCTGTGCCGCGACAACGGCTTCGAACCCCGGCTGGCGCCGCCGCTCACCGACCTGGTGACAGCCACGCTGCAGGCCGCCACCGGCCGCGGCGTCACCATGGTGCCCGCTTCCATGGCCAACGTGCGCTTCCCCGGCGTCGCCTACCGGCCCATGCGATCGCGCCGCAAGGCGTGCATGGACCTGCACTGCTTCTACCTCAAGGACGAGGAGTCGCCGCTGCTCCAGTCCATGCTGCGCGTCGTGCACGCGTTCCGCGCCGACGCGCGCCGGCGCGCCACGGCCGACCGGCAGCGGCTGGTGAGCCAGACCTCCGGCTAG